Proteins found in one Seonamhaeicola sp. S2-3 genomic segment:
- a CDS encoding aminotransferase class V-fold PLP-dependent enzyme, translating to MLNVEEIRKDFPILARKVNGKPLVYFDNAATSQTPQQVINAIVNYYTNFNANIHRGVHTLSQEATDLYEQSRQKIQAHFNAKHAHEIIFTSGTTHGINIVANGFSSILKKNDEIIVSALEHHSNIVPWQMLCERTGATLKVIPMNDNGELEISEYEKLLSNNTKLVFVNHISNALGTINPVKYIIEKAHNVGAAVLIDGAQACAHIKPNVQDLNADFYVASAHKMCGPTGVGVLYGKEAWLNKLPPYQGGGEMIAEVTFQKTTYADLPHKFEAGTPNIAGGIVFGTAIDYMNTIGFDNIAEYENELLEYATKKLLEIDGLKIYGTSKHKTSVISFNLKGIHPYDVGSILDKLGIAVRTGHHCAQPIMDFYKIPGTVRASFAFYNTKAEIDTLVEGVKKAKMMLS from the coding sequence ATGTTAAACGTTGAAGAAATAAGAAAAGATTTTCCCATTCTTGCTCGTAAAGTTAATGGCAAACCTTTAGTGTATTTTGATAATGCTGCTACATCACAAACACCACAGCAGGTTATTAATGCTATTGTAAATTATTATACAAACTTTAACGCTAACATACACCGTGGTGTACACACATTAAGTCAAGAAGCCACTGACTTATATGAACAATCCAGACAAAAAATTCAAGCACATTTTAATGCTAAACATGCGCATGAAATCATTTTTACATCAGGAACAACACACGGTATAAACATTGTAGCTAACGGATTTTCATCTATTCTTAAAAAAAACGATGAAATTATAGTTTCTGCCTTAGAACACCACAGCAACATTGTACCTTGGCAAATGCTTTGTGAGCGCACAGGCGCAACCTTAAAAGTCATTCCTATGAATGATAACGGTGAGTTAGAAATATCAGAATACGAAAAACTACTTTCTAATAACACTAAACTGGTTTTTGTAAATCACATTTCAAATGCTTTAGGCACTATAAACCCTGTTAAATACATCATTGAAAAAGCCCACAATGTTGGTGCTGCCGTTTTAATTGATGGCGCCCAAGCTTGTGCGCACATAAAACCAAACGTACAAGATTTAAATGCCGATTTTTATGTTGCCTCGGCTCATAAAATGTGTGGTCCTACCGGTGTAGGCGTTCTTTACGGCAAAGAGGCTTGGTTAAACAAACTACCTCCCTACCAAGGCGGTGGTGAAATGATTGCCGAAGTAACGTTTCAAAAAACCACGTATGCAGACCTACCTCATAAATTTGAAGCAGGAACACCAAACATAGCAGGAGGCATTGTTTTCGGAACCGCCATAGATTACATGAACACTATTGGTTTTGATAATATTGCTGAGTACGAAAACGAGCTCTTAGAGTATGCCACAAAAAAATTACTTGAAATAGATGGTTTAAAAATTTATGGCACTTCTAAACACAAAACATCAGTTATATCATTCAACCTTAAAGGTATTCACCCATATGATGTAGGTTCTATTTTAGATAAATTAGGGATTGCCGTTCGTACTGGTCACCATTGCGCGCAACCTATAATGGATTTTTATAAAATTCCAGGAACCGTACGTGCTTCGTTTGCATTTTACAACACCAAAGCCGAAATAGACACCTTAGTTGAAGGCGTTAAAAAAGCTAAAATGATGTTGTCTTAA
- a CDS encoding META domain-containing protein, translating into MKWILILFSIITLKTCNNTSLEQNTTMLQDNFNITTLNGTNVSAFNLTIAFADSTKQVSGFSGCNRFFGSYTIENNTIKLGPLATTRKMCTPKLNSVESELLDALTKTNHFSIKNDTLILLENENKLLNAVKKGVSKNISFEYTQHSRGGFQLIKVNEKSVAIQNKREGTITKIDCNEKQWQKLIKAFKLVNPDSISNLKAPSNKRLFDGAAIAKLTVNLNGKTYETPSFDHGNPHPNIANLVKEILSLSQNVE; encoded by the coding sequence ATGAAGTGGATACTTATACTTTTTAGTATTATTACATTAAAAACTTGTAACAATACTAGCTTAGAACAAAACACAACAATGTTACAAGACAACTTTAACATAACTACTTTAAACGGAACAAATGTTTCCGCATTTAATTTAACCATTGCGTTTGCAGATTCTACCAAACAGGTATCTGGTTTTTCTGGGTGTAATAGATTTTTTGGCTCTTACACCATTGAAAACAATACTATTAAATTAGGTCCATTGGCCACTACCAGAAAAATGTGTACACCTAAGCTTAACAGTGTTGAATCTGAACTATTAGACGCCTTAACAAAGACAAACCATTTTTCAATAAAAAATGACACTTTAATACTTTTAGAAAATGAGAATAAACTCTTAAACGCTGTAAAAAAAGGTGTTTCTAAAAATATTTCGTTTGAATATACCCAACACTCAAGAGGAGGGTTTCAACTTATAAAAGTGAATGAAAAATCTGTTGCTATTCAAAATAAAAGAGAAGGAACTATAACAAAAATTGACTGCAACGAGAAGCAATGGCAAAAACTAATTAAAGCGTTTAAATTAGTTAATCCCGATAGTATTTCAAATTTAAAAGCCCCATCAAACAAACGCCTTTTTGATGGTGCTGCAATAGCAAAATTAACCGTGAACTTAAATGGTAAAACTTATGAAACCCCTAGCTTTGATCATGGTAACCCGCACCCAAATATTGCTAATCTTGTTAAAGAAATCTTATCATTATCCCAAAACGTTGAATAG
- a CDS encoding SufE family protein → MTIEDIQNEIIDEFSMFEDWEERYQYMIDLGKELPLIDDQYKTDSNIIKGCQSKVWVHAEMKGDKLQFTADSDAIITKGIIAILIRAFSNQHPKDIINADTSFIDKIGLKEHLSPTRANGLVSMVKQLKMYAIAYQTQLN, encoded by the coding sequence ATGACTATTGAAGATATTCAAAATGAAATAATAGACGAATTCTCAATGTTTGAAGATTGGGAAGAACGCTACCAATATATGATAGATTTAGGGAAAGAATTACCCTTAATTGACGACCAATACAAAACAGACAGCAACATTATTAAAGGTTGCCAAAGTAAAGTATGGGTACATGCTGAAATGAAAGGCGATAAGTTACAATTTACCGCAGATAGTGATGCCATTATTACCAAAGGTATTATTGCTATTTTAATAAGAGCTTTTTCTAACCAGCACCCAAAAGATATTATTAATGCAGATACTAGTTTTATTGATAAAATAGGACTTAAAGAGCATTTATCTCCCACACGTGCCAACGGTTTGGTAAGTATGGTAAAACAATTAAAAATGTACGCTATTGCGTATCAAACTCAGTTGAATTAG
- a CDS encoding DUF59 domain-containing protein, with translation MSDTTIDTNALGEKIVNVLKTIYDPEIPVDIYELGLIYDVFVNEDYDVKILMTLTTPNCPVAETLPLEVEEKIKSLNEVKSAEVEITFDPPWSQELMSEEAKLELGML, from the coding sequence ATGAGCGACACAACTATAGACACAAATGCCTTAGGTGAAAAAATAGTAAACGTATTAAAAACTATTTATGACCCTGAAATCCCTGTTGATATTTATGAACTTGGGTTAATATATGATGTTTTTGTAAACGAAGACTACGACGTTAAAATATTAATGACGCTAACCACACCCAATTGTCCGGTAGCAGAAACATTACCTTTAGAAGTTGAAGAAAAAATAAAATCACTTAACGAAGTAAAATCGGCTGAAGTAGAAATCACCTTCGATCCACCTTGGTCTCAAGAACTTATGAGCGAAGAAGCTAAGTTAGAATTAGGAATGCTTTGA
- a CDS encoding DUF2480 family protein, with protein MKDEIINRVANSKLITLDLEDFYPEGKRVLFDIKDWLFEGLVLREKDFRAQVLEFNWSQFQDCYIALTCSTDAIVPGWAYILLSIHLEPYAKKVIVGNLETLETSIYQDIINNLNTETFKGKPIIIKGCANKPVPQNAYIMLASKLKPLAKSIMYGEACSSVPLYKNK; from the coding sequence TTGAAAGACGAAATTATAAATCGCGTAGCGAATAGTAAACTAATAACCTTAGATTTGGAAGACTTTTATCCAGAAGGTAAACGTGTATTATTTGATATTAAAGACTGGTTATTTGAAGGCTTAGTATTACGTGAAAAAGATTTTAGAGCTCAAGTATTAGAATTCAATTGGTCTCAATTTCAAGATTGCTACATAGCCTTAACATGTAGTACAGATGCCATTGTACCAGGTTGGGCTTATATACTATTAAGCATTCATTTAGAGCCTTACGCTAAAAAAGTAATAGTTGGCAATTTAGAAACCTTAGAAACTTCTATATACCAAGACATTATAAACAATTTAAATACAGAAACGTTTAAAGGCAAGCCTATTATTATAAAAGGATGCGCTAATAAACCCGTTCCTCAAAATGCATATATTATGTTAGCTAGCAAGTTAAAACCCCTAGCAAAATCAATTATGTATGGAGAAGCTTGCTCTTCGGTTCCACTTTATAAAAACAAATAA
- a CDS encoding DUF3078 domain-containing protein: MKKVLLVVSLFFGVISINAQTKEELQAKKAEKQAEADAAQAEANKLQAQIDALPGWRIGAFGTIGGSLSNFNNWYAQGTPNNSSGNIGFTFNAFANLIEDKFFWRNSLTTNLAWVKLDDKDNGTDEDDSFEPTTDVFNLSSLYGRNITKNLAVSGLLEYRTTILNNFNDPGYLDVGIGATWTPIENLIVVIHPLNYNFVFADNDAVFDSSMGAKIVADYTRKIGAIDFKTNFSTFQSYKSSDLSNWTWTNSFSYTLWKMIGVGFDFGLRSNKQEALNYALAQDPATATGFDDVDNDLQSYYTIGLSYKF, from the coding sequence ATGAAAAAAGTACTTTTAGTAGTATCGTTGTTTTTTGGAGTAATTTCAATAAACGCACAAACTAAAGAAGAATTACAAGCTAAAAAAGCAGAAAAACAAGCCGAAGCTGATGCAGCACAAGCCGAAGCTAATAAATTACAAGCTCAAATTGATGCACTTCCAGGTTGGAGAATAGGTGCCTTTGGAACTATTGGTGGAAGTTTATCTAACTTTAATAATTGGTATGCTCAAGGAACACCTAACAACAGCTCTGGTAATATTGGCTTTACCTTTAACGCTTTTGCTAATTTAATTGAAGACAAGTTTTTTTGGAGAAACTCATTAACTACTAATTTGGCATGGGTAAAACTAGACGACAAAGATAACGGAACCGATGAAGATGATAGTTTTGAACCTACTACCGATGTATTTAACCTATCATCGCTTTACGGTAGAAACATTACTAAAAACTTAGCTGTTTCTGGTTTATTAGAATACAGAACTACAATTTTAAACAACTTTAATGACCCTGGTTATTTAGATGTTGGTATTGGTGCTACTTGGACGCCTATTGAAAATTTAATAGTTGTTATTCACCCATTAAACTACAACTTTGTATTTGCTGATAATGATGCTGTTTTTGATTCATCTATGGGTGCTAAAATAGTAGCAGATTACACAAGAAAAATTGGTGCTATTGACTTTAAAACAAACTTCTCTACTTTTCAAAGTTATAAATCTAGCGATTTATCAAACTGGACATGGACCAACTCATTTAGCTACACACTTTGGAAAATGATTGGTGTAGGTTTTGATTTTGGTTTACGTAGTAACAAACAAGAAGCATTAAATTATGCCCTAGCACAAGACCCAGCAACAGCTACTGGTTTTGATGATGTTGATAACGATTTACAAAGCTATTACACCATTGGTTTAAGCTATAAGTTTTAA
- the hflX gene encoding GTPase HflX, with product MIEKKDIALEKAVLIGIITKNQDEAKSKEYLDELEFLTYTAGGVVVKRFTQKMDMPNPKTFIGSGKMEDVRNFIEANDVGTAIFDDELSAAQERNISKILNVKVLDRTNLILDIFAQRAQTSYARTQVELAQCEYLLPRLRGMWTHLERQKGGIGMRGPGETEIETDRRIVRDKISLLKARIKAIDKQMAVQRGNRGKMVRVALVGYTNVGKSTLMNVISKSEVFAENKLFATLDTTVRKVVIQNLPFLLSDTVGFIRKLPTQLVDSFKSTLDEVREADLLLHVVDISHPNFEEHIDSVNKILGEINSGDKPTIMVFNKIDAYKPEPIDDDDLATERTKANYTLEEWKNTWMSKIGNNALFISAINKSNLEDFKKRVYDEVREIHITRFPYNHFLYPDYEDME from the coding sequence ATGATAGAAAAGAAAGACATAGCTTTAGAAAAAGCAGTTTTAATAGGAATTATAACTAAAAATCAAGATGAAGCTAAATCTAAAGAGTATTTAGATGAACTTGAATTTTTAACCTATACAGCTGGAGGCGTGGTAGTAAAGCGTTTTACTCAAAAAATGGATATGCCCAACCCTAAAACTTTTATTGGGTCTGGTAAAATGGAAGATGTTCGTAATTTTATTGAAGCAAATGATGTAGGAACAGCCATTTTTGATGACGAATTATCCGCTGCTCAAGAACGCAACATTAGTAAAATTCTAAATGTAAAAGTACTAGATAGAACCAATCTAATCTTAGATATTTTTGCACAAAGAGCCCAAACTAGTTATGCAAGAACACAAGTAGAGTTGGCACAATGCGAGTACTTATTACCACGATTAAGGGGGATGTGGACGCACCTTGAACGACAAAAAGGGGGTATTGGTATGCGCGGACCTGGTGAAACCGAGATTGAAACCGATAGACGTATTGTACGTGATAAAATATCGCTTTTAAAAGCCCGTATAAAAGCTATTGATAAACAAATGGCAGTACAACGCGGCAACCGCGGAAAAATGGTTAGAGTAGCCTTGGTTGGTTATACTAACGTGGGTAAATCTACCCTCATGAATGTGATAAGCAAAAGTGAAGTTTTTGCCGAAAATAAACTTTTTGCTACCCTAGATACCACTGTTAGAAAAGTAGTAATTCAAAACTTACCTTTTTTATTAAGTGATACGGTTGGTTTTATACGCAAGTTACCAACCCAATTGGTAGATAGTTTTAAAAGCACTTTAGATGAGGTAAGAGAAGCAGATTTGCTGTTGCATGTAGTTGATATTTCGCACCCAAATTTTGAAGAACATATAGATTCTGTAAACAAAATATTAGGCGAAATAAATAGTGGAGACAAACCTACTATTATGGTATTTAATAAAATTGATGCTTATAAACCAGAACCTATTGATGATGACGATTTAGCTACCGAACGCACTAAAGCAAATTACACTTTAGAAGAATGGAAAAACACCTGGATGAGTAAAATAGGTAACAATGCCCTATTCATTTCGGCTATTAATAAAAGTAATTTAGAAGACTTTAAAAAACGTGTTTACGATGAAGTTAGAGAGATACACATCACGCGTTTTCCGTATAATCATTTTCTGTATCCAGATTATGAAGATATGGAGTAG
- a CDS encoding endonuclease, which yields MIDLFEDIPVKENMQTIAFYNVENLFDVLKDKHTNDNDFLPYSKKKWTLKRYKNKLRKLGFAISNIGRRETGKNPAIVGLAEVENAKVIKDLLDSKHLDDYDYDYVHYESPDERGIDVGLIYDKSAFNVLNSETFTVHLTDADGSLDYTRDILLVSGKLDGELIHVIVNHWSSRSEGTKETEFKRLASSEKVSEIISSIKDKNADAKIVILGDFNDEPHNNSIIRLVENYNLYNPFETLRSFNRGSVSRFKQWSLFDQVFFTTNFIKSSKDQFEYYNANIFDEDFLKQFKGKYKGSPFRTYVGKKYKGGYSDHFPVYVIFKK from the coding sequence ATGATTGATTTATTTGAGGATATCCCTGTAAAGGAAAATATGCAAACCATTGCATTTTATAATGTAGAAAACTTATTTGATGTTTTAAAAGATAAACATACCAACGATAATGATTTTCTGCCATATTCTAAGAAAAAATGGACCCTAAAACGTTACAAAAATAAATTAAGAAAACTTGGGTTTGCTATTTCTAATATTGGACGAAGAGAAACCGGAAAAAACCCAGCTATTGTAGGTTTAGCCGAAGTTGAAAATGCCAAAGTTATTAAAGACCTTTTAGATTCTAAACATTTAGATGACTACGATTACGATTATGTACATTACGAATCACCTGATGAACGCGGTATAGATGTTGGCTTAATTTATGATAAATCTGCTTTTAATGTATTGAATTCTGAAACTTTCACGGTTCATTTAACTGATGCGGATGGCTCTCTTGATTATACCAGAGATATTCTATTGGTGTCTGGTAAACTAGATGGCGAATTAATACATGTTATTGTAAACCATTGGTCTTCTAGAAGTGAGGGAACTAAAGAAACCGAGTTTAAAAGATTGGCTTCTTCTGAAAAAGTAAGTGAAATTATTTCTAGTATTAAAGACAAAAATGCAGATGCCAAAATTGTGATTCTTGGTGATTTTAATGATGAACCACATAACAACAGTATAATTAGATTGGTAGAAAACTACAATTTATACAACCCATTTGAAACCCTTAGGTCCTTTAACAGAGGGTCTGTGAGCAGATTTAAACAATGGAGTTTGTTTGACCAAGTGTTTTTTACTACTAACTTTATTAAAAGCTCTAAAGACCAATTTGAGTATTACAACGCCAATATTTTTGATGAAGATTTTTTAAAACAATTTAAAGGCAAATATAAAGGCTCACCTTTTAGAACTTATGTTGGTAAAAAATATAAAGGTGGTTATAGTGACCATTTTCCTGTTTATGTTATTTTTAAGAAATAA
- a CDS encoding DUF5689 domain-containing protein codes for MSTKKLLKIALTLMISVACFSCVEDDDYVIPASLGDEENEGLTAIMDSIASGDITEISISELVALYTGTVTLIESDIVVKGYVTSSDRTGNFYKEFYMQDAPENPTAAIGVVLNQVDSYNQFNLGREVYIKLKGAYLGENSSEVVTIGGQADGDQVDEFTANQIPNFIFRSENTMEIVPLVLNPSEVNSSHLGMFVTLENVQFPMSLAGKTFLEPTDDFDTQRNLVSCLNGFEFPIETSSFANFIQEPLPTDGRGTISGVITQSYGGDDIVMVLNDTSDINFTEDRCDPVFEESFNTAIDNTTLNIDGWINYAEAGSVVWTEQVYGGNGYAEFNPYNSGDTSNIAWLITPGIDLDSQDGEVLTFQTEHAYPDSGHEPLEVFISTDFDGTEAGIATATWQPLTFDVSYVVDYDTWFTFTDSGSIDLSSYSGTAYIAFKYTGSDSSNENMTLHVENVLVTVP; via the coding sequence ATGAGTACAAAAAAATTATTAAAAATAGCACTAACGTTAATGATTAGTGTAGCATGCTTCTCTTGTGTAGAAGATGATGATTATGTTATCCCAGCAAGTTTAGGGGATGAAGAAAATGAAGGATTAACCGCTATTATGGATAGTATTGCAAGTGGTGATATTACTGAAATTTCAATATCAGAATTGGTAGCTTTATACACAGGTACTGTAACTTTAATAGAATCAGATATTGTTGTTAAAGGTTATGTAACTTCATCAGATAGAACAGGCAACTTCTATAAAGAATTTTATATGCAAGATGCTCCTGAAAACCCCACTGCAGCCATTGGTGTTGTTCTTAATCAGGTAGATTCTTATAACCAATTTAATTTAGGAAGAGAAGTTTATATCAAGTTAAAAGGCGCTTATTTAGGTGAAAACTCATCAGAAGTAGTAACAATAGGAGGACAAGCCGATGGAGATCAGGTTGATGAATTTACAGCAAATCAAATTCCTAATTTCATTTTTAGATCTGAAAATACTATGGAAATTGTTCCTTTAGTTTTAAATCCTTCAGAAGTTAATAGTTCGCATTTGGGTATGTTTGTAACACTGGAAAATGTTCAATTCCCAATGAGTTTAGCAGGAAAAACCTTTTTAGAACCAACAGATGATTTTGATACTCAACGTAATCTAGTAAGTTGTTTAAATGGTTTTGAATTTCCTATAGAAACAAGTTCTTTTGCTAATTTTATTCAAGAACCTTTACCAACCGATGGTAGAGGAACAATATCTGGGGTTATTACACAAAGTTATGGTGGTGATGATATTGTAATGGTATTAAATGATACAAGCGATATTAATTTTACTGAAGATAGATGTGATCCTGTTTTTGAAGAATCATTTAATACAGCTATTGATAATACCACTTTAAATATTGATGGTTGGATTAATTATGCTGAAGCAGGAAGTGTAGTTTGGACAGAACAAGTTTATGGAGGCAATGGGTATGCAGAATTTAACCCTTATAACTCAGGAGATACTTCAAACATAGCATGGTTAATTACTCCTGGAATTGATTTAGATAGTCAAGATGGAGAGGTTTTAACATTTCAAACAGAACATGCTTATCCAGATTCTGGTCATGAGCCATTAGAGGTGTTTATTTCAACTGATTTTGATGGTACCGAAGCGGGTATTGCCACAGCTACTTGGCAACCATTAACTTTTGATGTTAGTTATGTTGTTGATTATGATACCTGGTTTACATTTACAGATTCAGGAAGTATAGATTTATCATCTTATTCTGGTACAGCATACATTGCATTTAAATATACAGGTAGTGATTCAAGCAATGAAAACATGACTTTACATGTTGAAAATGTATTGGTTACAGTTCCGTAG
- a CDS encoding TonB-dependent receptor produces MKKRLLIFLLGVFSFFTVSAQQTQIKGSVKDAVSYEPIPDVSVSVEGTTLSTSTNAKGEFVFVSNIPLGEQILRISKIGYISKRFPIVVNENQTVDISDMTLEADLTANQDVFTISLSDDELDDDTSASDNISGLLSSSLDVFQRTAAFEFSPSFFRVRGLDSENGSILINGIEMNKLYNGRPQWSNWGGLNDVVRNQELTSGLTPSNYNFGGILGTTNINVRASQARPGGRITYSSSNRSYTNRLMATYATGLIEGGWAFTVSIARRWGNEGFLDASLYDSNSFFASIEKKINDKHSINFTSIYAPNRRGKSSPNTQEVYDLKGIKYNEYWGYLDGEKKNSRIKEVEEPILMLNHYWTISDKTSLNTNVGYQFGKLGNSRLDYSGGGNPSPSYYQDLPSYALADPDGPDYATAYQLEQNFLNDGQIDWERILDANLTNNIGALPAAYVLYEDRSDDKQLTLNTIFSSELTDNIILNASVNYKKLKSENFGEIIDVLGSSTGALNVDSFDGYQYDNLNPDRLVGEGDKFRYNYNLFADVISGYAQGQFKFNKIDFYLSGSVTNTTYQREGLWEHSRFPGSDSYGKGEELTFTGYGAKAGFTYKITGKHLFDVNAGYISRAPTLRNTFSNSRENHNIVRDITEEKVTSFDASYIFRSPIVKAKLTGFYTTIEDANEVGFYYADGLSGTEIENNETSAFVQEVLQGIDKRHIGAELGIEAQVTPTIKLKGAASVGQYTYDNNPNLYLTSSSFTSEDGSISYGQANLKDYKLAGGPQRAYSVGFEYRDPDYWWFGATANFFSHTYVDINTLTRTSNFYLDSDGLPFNDYDEELANELLKQERFDDYMVVNLIGGKSWKIGNKYISLFASIGNLLDKEYKTGGFEQGRLANYRELRDDVASPKRVFGPKYWYGRGTNYFVNLNFRF; encoded by the coding sequence ATGAAGAAAAGATTACTCATTTTTTTACTGGGAGTTTTTTCATTTTTTACGGTATCAGCGCAACAAACCCAAATAAAAGGTAGCGTAAAAGATGCTGTTTCTTATGAACCTATTCCAGATGTATCGGTTTCTGTTGAAGGAACAACCCTTAGTACAAGTACAAATGCTAAAGGCGAGTTTGTATTTGTATCTAACATTCCATTAGGAGAGCAAATTTTAAGAATCTCTAAAATAGGATACATCAGCAAAAGATTTCCAATTGTTGTAAACGAAAATCAAACGGTTGATATTTCGGATATGACTTTAGAAGCAGACCTTACTGCAAATCAAGATGTGTTTACTATTTCTCTTTCTGATGATGAATTAGATGATGACACCAGTGCTTCAGACAACATTTCTGGATTATTATCATCATCATTAGATGTTTTTCAAAGAACAGCTGCTTTTGAGTTTAGCCCTTCATTTTTTAGAGTAAGAGGTTTAGATTCCGAAAACGGCTCTATTTTAATTAACGGTATAGAGATGAATAAACTCTATAACGGAAGGCCGCAATGGAGTAACTGGGGTGGTTTAAATGATGTGGTAAGAAATCAAGAGCTTACTTCGGGGTTAACTCCTTCAAACTACAATTTTGGTGGTATTTTAGGTACTACTAACATTAACGTAAGAGCATCTCAAGCAAGACCTGGCGGAAGAATAACCTACTCATCATCAAATAGAAGTTATACTAATAGGCTTATGGCTACCTATGCCACAGGTTTAATAGAAGGTGGTTGGGCATTTACAGTTTCTATTGCCAGACGTTGGGGGAACGAAGGATTTTTAGATGCTTCACTTTATGATTCTAATTCGTTTTTTGCCTCTATAGAAAAGAAAATTAATGACAAACACAGTATTAATTTCACATCTATTTATGCGCCTAACAGAAGAGGGAAATCATCTCCAAATACTCAAGAAGTTTATGATTTAAAAGGTATTAAATACAATGAATATTGGGGGTATTTAGATGGTGAAAAGAAAAACTCACGTATTAAAGAGGTTGAAGAGCCTATATTAATGTTAAATCATTATTGGACTATTAGTGATAAAACCTCATTAAATACCAATGTTGGGTATCAATTTGGTAAGCTGGGTAATAGTCGTTTAGATTATTCGGGAGGTGGTAACCCTAGTCCTTCATATTACCAAGATTTACCAAGTTATGCATTGGCAGATCCAGACGGACCAGATTATGCAACAGCTTATCAATTAGAGCAAAACTTTTTAAATGATGGACAAATTGATTGGGAACGCATACTTGACGCTAATTTAACAAACAACATAGGTGCTCTACCAGCAGCTTACGTGTTGTACGAAGATAGAAGTGATGATAAACAACTTACTTTAAATACCATTTTTAGCTCAGAATTAACAGATAATATTATTTTAAATGCATCGGTTAATTATAAAAAATTGAAGTCTGAAAACTTTGGAGAAATTATAGATGTTTTAGGGTCTTCTACCGGAGCTTTAAATGTTGATTCATTTGATGGTTATCAATACGATAATTTAAATCCAGATAGATTAGTTGGCGAAGGCGATAAATTTAGATACAATTACAACTTGTTTGCCGATGTAATTTCTGGTTACGCTCAAGGTCAATTTAAATTTAACAAAATTGATTTCTATTTGTCAGGTAGTGTTACCAATACAACATACCAAAGAGAAGGTTTATGGGAACATAGCCGTTTTCCAGGAAGTGATTCTTATGGTAAAGGCGAAGAGTTAACCTTTACAGGTTATGGCGCTAAAGCAGGTTTTACTTATAAAATTACAGGAAAGCATTTGTTTGATGTTAATGCAGGATATATTTCTAGAGCGCCTACATTAAGAAATACCTTTTCAAATTCTAGAGAAAATCATAACATAGTTAGAGATATAACAGAAGAAAAAGTAACTTCTTTTGATGCTAGTTATATTTTTAGATCACCAATAGTAAAAGCTAAATTAACAGGTTTTTATACTACTATTGAAGATGCCAATGAGGTTGGTTTCTATTACGCCGATGGTTTAAGTGGTACAGAAATAGAAAACAATGAAACTTCGGCCTTTGTTCAAGAAGTTTTACAAGGTATAGATAAAAGGCACATTGGTGCAGAATTAGGAATTGAAGCACAAGTAACACCAACTATTAAGCTTAAAGGCGCTGCTTCAGTTGGTCAATACACCTATGATAACAACCCTAATTTATACTTAACATCTTCTAGTTTTACATCAGAAGATGGGTCAATATCTTATGGGCAAGCCAATTTAAAAGATTATAAACTTGCAGGCGGGCCACAAAGAGCTTACTCTGTAGGTTTTGAGTATAGAGACCCAGACTATTGGTGGTTTGGTGCTACAGCTAATTTCTTTAGTCATACTTACGTAGATATTAATACACTAACAAGAACATCTAATTTTTATTTAGATTCAGATGGTTTACCATTTAACGATTATGATGAAGAATTAGCTAATGAACTATTAAAACAAGAAAGGTTTGATGACTATATGGTTGTTAACCTTATTGGGGGAAAATCTTGGAAAATAGGTAATAAATACATTAGTCTTTTTGCAAGTATTGGAAATCTTTTAGACAAAGAATATAAAACCGGTGGTTTTGAACAAGGTAGGTTAGCAAATTACAGAGAATTAAGAGACGATGTTGCTAGTCCAAAACGTGTTTTTGGACCAAAATACTGGTATGGTAGAGGCACAAACTACTTTGTAAACTTAAACTTCAGATTTTAA